One Paraburkholderia caballeronis genomic window, CGTCGGACCACAACGTCCCGAGGTTGTTCGCGTTCGAGACGCTGGAGTCGTCGACCACGTACGGCATCTGGCCGAGCGAATTGGCGAGCGTGAACGCGGCATGCTCGACCATGCTGGTCGCGCGCATGTACAGATACAGTTCGGAGAACCCGAGCAGCATCAGCAGGATCAGCGGCACGATCAGCAGCACTTCGATCGCGACCGAGCCGCGCGTGCGCGGCGGCGCGGCGCCGTCACGCCTGCGCCCGGCCAGTCTCGAATGGCGGGAGAGGATCAGCATGCTTCGTTCTGCACCAGAAATTTGCGCTGGAAGGTCAGCGTGGGCATTCCGAACCACGCCGCGATGCCGGTGAACCCCGGCATGACCACCTGAATGTTGTACGACTCGACATCGCCGCAATTGCCCGCGCCGTTGCCGGGGACGTAACCCGGCGTGCCGACGTTGTTGAACGAGCCGTAATCGAGCTGCGTCACGGTGACGGTCGCGCCGACGTTCCGCCACATCCCGAGGTATTGCAGCGCGATCTGCTCCGCCTGGGCCTCGCGCGTCCCCGATTGCGGCTCGGCCATCGTCAGGCCGGTCCGCGACGCCGCCTGCGCGGCCATCTGCAGCGTGACGTCCACTGTCATGTCGAGCGCGATCTCGATCGTCCCGATCATCAGCAGGAAGATCGGCACCGACGCGAGCGCGAACTCGATGGTCGACACCCCGCGCTCGTCGGCGCGGCCGCGGCGCACGAAGTCCGCGATCCGCCGCCATGCGCCGCGCGCGCCGTCCGGCCGCTCCGTCATCGCGCTTTCTGCCCGGCGCCCGACGCCGCCGCCTGCACGGACGCCGCGTCCGGGCCGCCGTTGACCGCGCCGACTGTGCCGACTGTGCCGATTGCGCCGATCCCGCCGCCCGTTTCCGCCGCCTTCAGCCGCGCCCGCTGCAACGCGTAGAAGCGCAGGTTGTCATCGACCGACTGCTTCGGCAGGTTCGCGGACAGAATCTGCGCGGCCGCCTCGGTATTGCCGAGCAGACCGTAGGCCAGCGCGAGGTCGTGCAGCGATTCGGGCGGCGCGGCCGGGAAATGCGTCACGTCCAGCAGGATGTTCGCGCCTTCGCGCGGATGCCCCGCCATCACGAGCGAAAGGCCTAGATTCGTGTCGAGGCGCGGATCGCCCGGATTCGTCCGCAGCGCCGCGCGCAGCACCGCCTGCGCTTCGTCGTGCCGGCCCTGCATGTCGAGCGCGGCGCCAAGGCCCGCCGCGGCAAGCGGCTGATCCGGCGCGAGCGCGAGGATCGTGCGGTACTGCGCGACCGCGTCGTCGAGCCGGCGCTGCTGGATCGCGACGCGCGCATTGCCGATCAGCGCGGGCACCGCCTTCGGATCGTTCGACAACGCCTTGTCGTAGAACACGGCGGCGCGCGTATAGTCGCCCGCCGCGTACAGCGCGTCGCCGAGACCGGTCAGCCCCCGCACCGACTTCGGATCGGCCTCCACGACCTGCGTGAAGATGTTCGTCGCCAGATCGACGTTGCCGGATTGCAGCGCGGTTTCGCCGATCCGCAGTTCGCCGTCGCGGCTCAGGCCGTTCTTGTTCTCCATCAGCGGAGTGATCAGCGGCTGCGTGCCCTGGCGCACCGTGGTCGAACACGCGGCCACGCACAGCGTCGCGCACAGCAGCAGCGTCGCGCGGCGCAGCGCGAACCGCAGCCGGCCCGGCACGTTGCGGAAAAGACGGATCGGACGGGAAGGTTTCATCACAGGGACTTGAGCATCGAAACGAGCTGGATGATGGCGGGGCCGGCCGAGATCGCGCAGACGGCCGGCAGGATGAAGATCATCATCGGCACCACCATCTTCGGCGCGAGTTTCGCCGCGGATTCTTCGAGACGGACCATGTGCGCGGTGCGCTCGATGCGCGACAGCGTGCGCAATGCGTGGGTGATCGGCGTGCCGTAGCGCATCGACTGCGTCAGCGTCGAGATCAGCGCGCGGACCGACGGCGCGTCGACCCGCTCCGCGAGGCCCTGCAACGCGCGCACGCCGTCGCCCGACAGATGCAGTTCGTCGGCCGTCTGCGTGAGTTCGGCGGCGAGCGGCGGGCAGATCGGCCCCATCTCGCGCGCGACCCGCTGGATGCTGACGCCGAGACTGTTGCCCGCATTCGTGCAGATCACGAACAGGTCGAGCGCATCGGGCAGATACGCGACGATCGTCTTCTGCCGCTGCCTCGAATAGAAGCCCAATATGTACTCCGGCACGATCATGCCGACCATGAAGGCGGCCAGCATCATCAGAATCCGCACCACCGGGTTGTGTCCCGCCGCGATCAGATCCGCGCCGCCCATCACGACGAGCACCGCGCACGCGATGCCGACCACGAACTTCATGCCGATGAACGCCGCCACCGCGTTACGGCCGCGAAAGCCCGCCAGCCCCAGATCGTGATGCAGCTTCAGCCGGTGCTCGACCGTGAACAGCGGCATGCGCTCGCCGAGCGACACCAGTT contains:
- a CDS encoding TadE/TadG family type IV pilus assembly protein, whose product is MTERPDGARGAWRRIADFVRRGRADERGVSTIEFALASVPIFLLMIGTIEIALDMTVDVTLQMAAQAASRTGLTMAEPQSGTREAQAEQIALQYLGMWRNVGATVTVTQLDYGSFNNVGTPGYVPGNGAGNCGDVESYNIQVVMPGFTGIAAWFGMPTLTFQRKFLVQNEAC
- a CDS encoding tetratricopeptide repeat protein, producing MKPSRPIRLFRNVPGRLRFALRRATLLLCATLCVAACSTTVRQGTQPLITPLMENKNGLSRDGELRIGETALQSGNVDLATNIFTQVVEADPKSVRGLTGLGDALYAAGDYTRAAVFYDKALSNDPKAVPALIGNARVAIQQRRLDDAVAQYRTILALAPDQPLAAAGLGAALDMQGRHDEAQAVLRAALRTNPGDPRLDTNLGLSLVMAGHPREGANILLDVTHFPAAPPESLHDLALAYGLLGNTEAAAQILSANLPKQSVDDNLRFYALQRARLKAAETGGGIGAIGTVGTVGAVNGGPDAASVQAAASGAGQKAR
- a CDS encoding type II secretion system F family protein; protein product: MNGHSTGLLFDLLMLLALLAALVLWWAANQRGYRGRIAQRVRALSGAQIASAAASDADEEEAPGLRQRLIAQLVSLGERMPLFTVEHRLKLHHDLGLAGFRGRNAVAAFIGMKFVVGIACAVLVVMGGADLIAAGHNPVVRILMMLAAFMVGMIVPEYILGFYSRQRQKTIVAYLPDALDLFVICTNAGNSLGVSIQRVAREMGPICPPLAAELTQTADELHLSGDGVRALQGLAERVDAPSVRALISTLTQSMRYGTPITHALRTLSRIERTAHMVRLEESAAKLAPKMVVPMMIFILPAVCAISAGPAIIQLVSMLKSL